In a single window of the Megalobrama amblycephala isolate DHTTF-2021 linkage group LG3, ASM1881202v1, whole genome shotgun sequence genome:
- the LOC125265418 gene encoding interferon-induced very large GTPase 1-like produces the protein MQDHKTQRPNIKSSSENTDEVRIVLLGKTGVGKSATGNTILGRDAFTAETSQESVTKESQRESSEINGRHVTVIDTPGLLDTELSNEEIQREIRHCISMILPGPHVFIIVLNLGQRFTQEEATSVKIIQEMFGEKSLMFTMVLFTRGDDLKNKTIDQYLGKPGSVIRNLIEACGNRYHVFNNNQTGDRTQVSDLLEKIDNMVEENGGSFYSCKMFRQMDREKREQQMKNLMDRVREREELMKKLEEEKERMKMMMEEERQNHDKERKRREEELKREITEQEDHERKIRDEMRRERETFKHEIEKMRQEKENLKKDKENLQMKYDTEVDRLMNRIENERKNREEEINEREERYKTLMKEKEDLQSKHEAEENKVKILTEKLNREREELMKKQEEKERMKMMMEGERQNHETERKKREEEFNEREERYKREIREQEKHQREIRDEMRRERETFKHEIEEMRKEKENVKKEKEKLQLRYDTEIDRLMNRIENERQNHDKERKRREEEFDESKERYKREIKEKEVSEERMHEEMKREREEWEKHKLEEKMKREEDEKRRDKEKQFSDEQIQRLKSEMEGIIREKERIERERREQLEDLEKRLTEERNMREDQQKTSEEKLKLLEEQHEEELKRRRVEWREEYEREKEEMKKKICSEADQGENKNITAEVRAERIQHLLHRLLEGGHFNKLRAADVLQINVHSLQSHESCAEEELIHTFLQKLLIMDYRARYIHVRDPNEHDHTQQRDSDSSEDEFDIFDYVSSVSNKGTSQSDHIHPMDVQMAVFHCADGFLKQLMVTKLSQCQYALPLLVPDPFTQQIEFPLWTFRQIHKSWKIRNTNNEIISQTQPIYMAETPMVFFTRFGSVSSSKSQLMNSLINEKHNTFFHRNCPGSSRTRVLMDGVVEIAWFCPSGKNMDKFSECVSFCNLHGDAGDHEKQLQILTEMSSVNVVLLTRLDRNDRHATIIQNLFRKRNPLILLFTEDESAVTEMKKGEFKIGLKDRNQSDVSEELRKAIIDCLSESSSTFRLKDVSKHSDIRVDEEDDEDCRRGREAAQQMMSLLEKKDLTEIKDSFLPHQGKLWHQWSQKNKELHRLQVDETEMDISRKQTEMRKIREQQHESDISEIMKIFHYQLFSHTEHNKMFFLKWLQVFLDEYTSIDLSDLHHKYDEKWSTIIKLKENNDKSEQLKAEQTELERISEDLQDANFGLEHIMREIGQIYESCSSVNENKKDLQFDFSSLPSLAAEMMISGFPLELMDGDAAHVPVIWISAVLDELIQKLGNHTRVFVLSVLGIQSSGKSTMLNAMFGLQFAVSAGRCTRGAFMQLVRLSDEMKTQMDFGYILVVDTKGLHALELTGRSTRDHENELATFVVGLGNLTLINIFGENPSEMQEILQIVVQAFMRMKKVRLNPSCVFVHQNISDITDGEKNMKVKRRLQETLDEMTKLAAEEEVCVEEYFSDVIRFDVQKDVKYFAQFWEGNPPMAPPNPNYCENIQELKETIMTHASRSDGMMLIDLKDRVIDLWEALLNERFMFSFRNSLEISAYRKLEIQYSKWSWSLRSAMMEIENKLLNKIENEVIHEVEETDLQKELKKTSEEVEKSMSEFFEKDTDKYILIQWKTSFEIKIKELRENIVRETKRKLNEILQQRDLKKKIDAQRSHHENTLYEKSKELALKLKDKTNDEERLKKEFDLFWEQSVNNIITDTPAIKDIDVMRDVSEILSDAYGSVSVNHWKERSDILTVSSYSEYVIFRKSRTSGIKWAVNNAYRTVNEMYRFENLSKEDEAQISSLVADVSLQTDRMIQSFDISKLGYNISYIRQLTDYIKARVTEHQEEQVKYVFKNEFFMDLVLSICERANKIIADQHRLFREANDPVIYVEKKREEYYSIFQKYCHGATSAAVFGEIICQKLKESIEQSVYKKTGRDLTGEMRSNCESLNGNRSNLEKHILKTLAEEEDFDKYMNYIHKPRDHFKSFIRAEVSRYISDKFSVSVLSKMKENIELLQQKIMRAAHESTEHVQENRGDVDLWLKSFTQQISDELIFSEKDLSGVKDDDVDDFNLLEDVMRQELPDIMSEISRIFNTETFPVNMDCKFRPDELLIDHFCQCCWVQCPFCRAICTNTIGDHDGDHSAPFHRNNGLNGWSHRGTTILQINVCTSAVASDQSFYPNDSDDAVLWRDYRRAGGDYANWSITPDLYELPYWKWFVCRFQKDLEKYYSKTFEGSGEIPDEWREYRKEDAIESLDQYM, from the exons GTTCAAGTGAAAACACAGATGAAGTGAGGATCGTGCTGCTGGGAAAAACTGGAGTTGGGAAGAGTGCAACAGGAAACACAATCTTAGGAAGAGACGCATTTACAGCAGAAACATCTCAAGAGTCAGTGACTAAAGAGAGTCAGAGAGAATCATCTGAAATCAATGGCCGACACGTCACTGTGATCGACACTCCAGGACTGTTAGATACTGAACTGAGTAATGAGGAGATCCAGAGAGAAATCAGACACTGCATCTCCATGATCCTGCCTGGACCACATGTGTTCATCATTGTGCTCAATTTAGGACAACGATTCACTCAAGAAGAAGCAACATCAGTGAAGATCATCCAAGAGATGTTTGGAGAGAAATCTTTAATGTTCACCATGGTGCTCTTCACCAGAGGAGACGATCTGAAGAACAAAACTATTGATCAGTATCTGGGGAAACCAGGATCTGTGATCAGAAACCTGATTGAAGCGTGTGGAAACAGATACCATGTGTTCAATAATAATCAGACTGGGGACCGAACACAGGTGTCTGATCTACTGGAGAAGATAGATAACATGGTGGAAGAAAACGGAGGGAGTTTCTACTCATGTAAGATGTTCAGACAAATGGACAGAGAAAAGCGAGAACAACAAATGAAGAACTTGATGGACAGagtcagagaaagagaagaactgatgaagaaactggaagaagagaaagagagaatgaagatgatgatggaggAAGAAAGACAGAATCatgacaaagaaagaaagagaagagaagaagaacTGAAAAGAGAAATAACAGAACAAGAGGATCACGAGAGAAAGATACGagacgagatgagacgagaACGAGAGACATTCAAACATGAAATAGAGAAAATGAGACAAGAAAAAGAGAATTTGAAGAAAGATAAGGAAAATCTTCAGATGAAATATGACACAGAAGTAGACAGACTGATGAACAGAATAGAGAATGAGAGGAAGAATAGAGAAGAGGAAATTAATGAGAGAGAAGAACGATATAAAACACTtatgaaagagaaagaagatCTTCAATCTAAACATGAAGCAGAAGAAAACAAGGTGAAGATCTTGACGgagaaactgaacagagaaagagaagaactgatgaagaaacaagaagagaaagagagaatgaagatgatgatggaggGAGAACGACAGAATCAtgaaacagagagaaagaaaagagaagaagagTTTAATGAGAGAGAAGAACGATATAAAAGAGAAATAAGAGAACAAGAGAAACATCAGAGAGAGATACGagacgagatgagacgagaACGAGAGACATTCAAACATGAAATAGAGGAAATgaggaaagaaaaagagaatgtAAAGAAGGAAAAGGAAAAACTTCAGCTCAGATATGACACTGAAATAGACAGACTGATGAACAGAATAGAGAATGAACGACAGAACCAtgacaaagagagaaagagaagagaagaagagtTTGATGAGAGCAAAGAGCGAtataaaagagaaataaaaGAGAAAGAAGTGAGTGAGGAAAGGATGCATGAAGAGATGAAGAGAGAACGAGAGGAATGGGAGAAACATAAGCTAGAGGAAAAGATGAAAAGAGAAGAAGATGAGAAAAGAAGAGACAAAGAAAAACAGTTTAGTGATGAACAGATTCAGAGACTAAAGAGTGAAATGGAGGGAATaatcagagagaaagagagaatagaaagagagagacgagAACAACTAGAGGATTTAGAGAAGAGActgacagaagaaagaaacatgAGAGAAGATCAACAAAAGACTTCTGAAGAGAAACTGAAACTCCTTGAAGAACAGCATGAAGAAGAACTGAAGAGAAGACGAGTGGAGTGGAGAGAGGAATATGAACGAGAGAAAGAGGAGATGAAGAAGAAGATCTGCTCTGAAGCTGATCAG ggagaaaacaaaaacatcacTGCAGAAGTCAGAGCAGAAAGAATACAGCATCTATTACACAGACTTCTTGAAGGCGGGCACTTCAACAAACTGAGAGCTGCAGATGTTCTTCAGATAAATGTTCATTCATTACAGTCTCATGAGTCTTGTGCTGAAGAAGAGCTGATTCACACTTTCCTACAAAAACTACTGATTATGGACTACAGAGCAAGATACATTCATGTTAGAGATCCCAATGAACATGATCACACACAACAAAGAGACAGTGACTCTTCTGAAGATgagtttgatatttttgattatgTTTCCTCTGTGTCAAACAAAGGAACAAGCCAATCTGACCATATCCACCCGATGGATGTTCAGATGGCCGTGTTTCATTGTGCTGATGGTTTCCTGAAGCAGCTGATGGTCACTAAATTGTCCCAGTGTCAGTACGCTCTGCCTTTGCTTGTTCCTGATCCATTCACACAACAGATTGAGTTTCCTCTCTGGACATTCAGACAAATCCACAAGAGCTGGAAGATCAGAAACACCAACAATGAGATCATCAGTCAAACCCAGCCGATCTACATGGCAGAAACTCCAATGGTGTTTTTCACCAGGTTTGGCTCTGTGTCTTCATCCAAGTCTCAGCTGATGAACAGTCTGATCAATGAGAAACACAACACGTTCTTCCACAGGAACTGCCCAGGCAGCAGCAGAACCAGAGTCCTGATGGATGGAGTGGTGGAGATCGCCTGGTTCTGCCCCTCTGGGAAAAACATGGATAAATTCAGTGAGTGTGTTTCGTTCTGTAATCTACACGGTGATGCAGGAGACCATGAGAAACAGCTGCAGATCCTCACTGAAATGAGCTCAGTCAATGTTGTTCTTCTAACACGACTGGACAGGAATGACAGACATGCAACGATAATCCAAAACCTGTTCAGGAAGAGAAACCCACtcattttactttttactgAGGATGAATCTGCTGTCACTGAGATGAAGAAAGGGGAATTCAAGATTGGTTTGAAAGACAGAAATCAGTCAGATGTTTCTGAAGAACTCAGAAAAGCGATAATTGATTGTCTCTCAGAATCATCTTCCACTTTCAGACTTAAAGATGTGTCCAAACACTCAGACATCAGAGTagatgaggaagatgatgaagactgcaggagaggaagagaagcagcacAGCAGATGATGAGTTTACTGGAAAAGAAAGATCTGACAGAAATCAAAGACTCATTTCTGCCTCATCAGGGGAAACTGTGGCATCAGTGGAGTCAGAAGAACAAAGAACTACATCGACTTCAAGTAGATGAGACTGAAATGGACATCAGTAGAAAACAAACAGAGATGAGGAAAATCCGTGAACAGCAGCATGAATCTGACATCAGTGagattatgaaaatatttcattatCAACTGTTCTCACATACTGAACATAACAAGATGTTTTTCCTCAAATGGCTCCAAGTCTTCCTGGATGAATACACCTCAATTGACCTTTCTGATCTACATCACAAATATGATGAAAAGTGGTCAACCATAataaaactgaaagaaaacaatGATAAATCTGAACAACTCAAAGCTGAACAAACTGAACTTGAGAGAATATCTGAGGATCTTCAGGATGCAAACTTTGGTTTGGAGCACATCATGAGGGAGATCGGTCAGATCTATGAATCATGTTCATCTGTGAATGAGAACAAGAAAGACCTGCAGTTTGACTTCTCTTCTCTCCCGAGTCTTGCAGCAGAGATGATGATCTCTGGATTTCCACTGGAGCTGATGGATGGAGATGCTGCTCATGTTCCTGTGATCTGGATCTCTGCTGTTCTAGATGAACTCATCCAGAAACTGGGAAACCACACCAGAGTCTTTGTGCTGTCAGTTTTAGGGATTCAGAGCTCTGGGAAATCCACCATGCTGAATGCCATGTTTGGACTCCAGTTTGCCGTCAGTGCTGGCAGGTGCACCAGAGGAGCTTTCATGCAGCTGGTCAGACTGTCAGACGAGATGAAAACACAGATGGACTTTGGATATATTCTGGTTGTTGATACTAAGGGCCTTCATGCTCTAGAACTGACTGGAAGATCAACAAGAGATCATGAAAATGAATTGGCCACGTTTGTTGTTGGTCTTGGAAATCTGACATTGATCAACATCTTTGGAGAAAACCCTTCTGAGATGCAGGAGATTCTTCAGATTGTTGTTCAGGCTTTCATGAGGATGAAGAAGGTCAGACTGAATCCcagctgtgtgtttgtgcatcagAACATTTCAGACATCACAGATGGAGAGAAAAACATGAAGGTAAAGAGACGACTGCAGGAGACACTGGATGAGATGACAAAACTCGCTGCTGAAGAGGAAGTCTGTGTTGAAGAATATTTCAGTGATGTCATTAGATTTGATGTTCAGAAAGATGTGAAGTATTTTGCTCAGTTCTGGGAGGGAAACCCACCCATGGCTCCACCAAACCCAAACTACTGTGAGAATATTCAAGAACTGAAGGAAACTATTATGACTCATGCCTCAAGATCAGATGGAATGATGCTGATAGACTTAAAAGATCGTGTTATAGATCTCTGGGAGGCTTTACTGAATGAAAGATTCATGTTCAGCTTCAGGAATTCTCTGGAAATTTCAGCCTACAGGAAACTGGAGATACAGTACAGCAAGTGGTCCTGGAGTCTTCGCAGTGCCATGATGGAAATTGAGAACAAACTACTCAACAAAATAGAGAATGAAGTGATTCATGAGGTTGAGGAAACTGATCTTCAAAAAGAACTGAAGAAGACAAGTGAAGAAGTGGAAAAATCAATGTCTGAATTCTTTGAGAAAGACACTGATAAATATATACTGATTCAGTGGAAAACATCatttgaaatcaaaatcaaagaGCTTCGGGAAAACATTGTGAGAGAAACAAAGAGGAAATTAAATGAGATTCTTCAGCAGCGAGATCTGAAGAAAAAGATTGATGCTCAGAGGTCACATCACGAAAACACTCTCTATGAAAAGAGCAAAGAACTTGCCTTAAAACTCAAAGATAAAACAAATGATGAAGAAAGACTGAAGAAAGAGTTTGATTTGTTCTGGGAACAGAGTGTGAACAATATCATCACAGACACTCCTGCAATCAAAGACATTGATGTAATGAGAGATGTGAGTGAAATCCTCAGTGACGCCTATGGAAGTGTTTCTGTAAATCACTGGAAGGAGAGGAGTGATATTTTAACTGTGTCCAGTTATTCAGAATATGTTATTTTCAGAAAGTCCAGAACAAGTGGGATTAAATGGGCTGTCAATAATGCTTACAGAACAGTAAATGAAATGTATAGATTCGAAAATCTCTCTAAAGAGGATGAAGCCCAGATAAGTTCATTAGTTGCAGATGTTTCTctgcagacagacagaatgattcAGTCATTTGACATCTCAAAGCTGGGCTACAACATCAGCTACATTCGTCAACTCACAGATTACATCAAGGCAAGAGTAACAGAACACCAGGAAGAACAAGTGAAATATGTGTTCAAGAATGAATTCTTCATGGATTTGGTTCTTTCCATCTGTGAGAGAGCAAACAAGATAATCGCTGACCAACACAGACTGTTCAGAGAAGCCAATGATCCTGTAATATATGTTgagaagaagagagaagagtactatagtatttttcagAAATACTGTCATGGAGCAACATCAGCTGCTGTTTTTGGTGAGATCATCTGTCAGAAACTGAAAGAGTCCATTGAGCAGAGCGTCTACAAGAAGACTGGCAGAGATCTGACAGGTGAAATGAGATCAAACTGTGAATCACTGAATGGAAACAGATCAAATCTGGAGAAACACATCCTGAAGACACTGGCAGAAGAGGAGGATTTTGACAAATACATGAACTACATTCATAAACCCAGAGATCACTTCAAGAGTTTcatcagagctgaagtcagtcGGTACATCTCTGATAagttcagtgtcagtgttttatccAAGATGAAGGAGAACATTGAACTTCTGCAGCAGAAGATCATGAGAGCAGCACATGAATCTACTGAACATGTTCAAGAGAACAGAGGAGATGTTGATTTGTGGTTGAAGAGTTTCACACAGCAGATCTCAGATGAGCTGATCTTCTCTGAAAAAGACCTCAGTGGAGTCAAAGAtgatgatgttgatgatttCAACCTCCTAGAAGATGTGATGAGACAAGAACTTCCTGATATAATGTCTGAGATCAGCAGGATATTCAACACTGAGACTTTTCCAGTAAATATGGACTGTAAGTTCAGACCAGATGAGCTTCTGATTGATCACTTCTGTCAGTGCTGTTGGGTTCAGTGTCCGTTCTGTAGAGCCATCTGCACCAACACCATAGGAGACCATGATGGAGATCACAGTGCTCCTTTCCATCGTAATAATGGACTGAATGGGTGGTCTCACAGAGGAACAACAATCTTACAAATTAACGTATGCACATCAGCTGTAGCAAGTGATCAATCTTTTTATCCCAATGACTCAGATGATGCAGTCCTCTGGAGAGACTACAGAAGAGCAGGAGGAGATTATGCGAACTGGAGCATCACTCCTGATCTCTATGAACTGCCCTACTGGAAGTGGTTTGTGTGCAGATTCCAGAAAGATCTGGAAAAATACTACAGTAAAACATTTGAGGGGAGTGGTGAGATCCCAGATGAATGGAGAGAATACAGAAAAGAAGATGCTATCGAGAGTTTGGATCAATACATGTAA